The following nucleotide sequence is from Pseudomonas sp. RC10.
GGCACGCCCGCGACCATGGCTTCCAGCAAGACCATGCCGAAGGGTTCGTGATCGGAACTGAGGGCGAACGCATCGAACGCCTTGAAATAGCGGCTGGCCAGAGGCACCTGACCCAGCAGCATGACCTGCCGACCAATGCCCAGCTCCATCGCCAGCTCTTTCAGGTCCTGCTCAAGACGCCCCTTGCCCAAAATCACCAGTTGGCTGTCAGCGGGCAGGCTGGGAAGTGCCTGCGCAAAACCGCGCAGCAGCGTGGCCTGATCCTTGTCAGGGTGAAGACGACCGACGTTTCCCACGACCCACGAGCCTTGCGGCAAGCCCAACGCTTCGCGAGCCTCTTCGCGTGACACTTGGCTGGCGGCGAGTTGATCGATGTCAATGCGGTTATAAAGCGTTTGAATACGTCCGGTCGGCCATTTCGGCAGACACTTGCGCATATCGTCCCGCACCGCATCGGACACGCCGAGCAGGCTCAAACGCATGCGAAACAGGTGAGCGAACAGTTTTCGGCTGCGTCGCTCGTAGTCGCCAAAGGCGTGATGCACGCCGATCACCGGCAAACGGGTGGCCAGCA
It contains:
- a CDS encoding glycosyltransferase → MTRSAERHVLQFCHGYDGPFLDCARQYASLFAGKGYRVTTVFLTGAADPDVAAGCSSDEVLFMEYSSKAIRGLKLGAIRDLRKIAASRDFAFCIAHRFKPIYIALLATRLPVIGVHHAFGDYERRSRKLFAHLFRMRLSLLGVSDAVRDDMRKCLPKWPTGRIQTLYNRIDIDQLAASQVSREEAREALGLPQGSWVVGNVGRLHPDKDQATLLRGFAQALPSLPADSQLVILGKGRLEQDLKELAMELGIGRQVMLLGQVPLASRYFKAFDAFALSSDHEPFGMVLLEAMVAGVPVIATAAGGAKEVVESVGILFPLGDAEHLAQGLAHLSRLDAEQRNACAEMMLDRVRERFSDDAVRNVFWRLPQVTDLTAES